One stretch of Toxoplasma gondii ME49 chromosome XI, whole genome shotgun sequence DNA includes these proteins:
- a CDS encoding hypothetical protein (encoded by transcript TGME49_315465) produces MPSYTQLCRDANPCLAPHLRCICLKFSAMHKDSCCESRLQGISFLELETQVFSLEQVYKSDLIPSVSSQSYRIHFFQFAHLQFSRSFLHSLSTASRVTQALAHRKLRPQWARIEGMVFSGAGVCIVFSSVSRDAMPGSSLILSERSTFIDPHLGAFRCAQYSKRERWTFSIEWRPNTLETAEMGTPRCLPPLAD; encoded by the exons ATGCCGTCATATACACAATTGTGCAGGGATGCAAATCCTTGTCTCGCCCCCCACCTGAGGTGCATTTGCCTCAAGTTCTCAGCTATGCACAAAGACAGCTGCTGCGAGTCAAGACTCCAAGGAATCTCTTTCTTGGAACTAGAGACACAGGTGTTCTCGCTGGAGCAGGTGTACAAAAGTGACTTGATTCCCTCGGTTTCCAGTCAAAGCTACAGGATACACTTTTTTCAGTTTGCGCATCTCCAATTTAGCAG GTCATTCCTTCATTCGCTTTCGACTGCCTCCCGAGTGACTCAAGCTCTAGCTCATCGAAAGCTTCGCCCCCAATGGGCTCGGATTGAGGGCATGGTTTTTTCCGGGGCTGGAGTGTGCATTGTTttttcctcggtttctcgaGATGCGATGCCGGGGAGTAGCCTGATCCTTTCTGAACGTTCCACCTTTATTGATCCTCACTTAGGAGCGTTTCGCTGTGCTCAGTACAGCAAGCGGGAACGATGGACTTTCTCCATTGAATGGCGGCCTAACACgctggagacagcggaaatGGGAACTCCTCGTTGCCTCCCTCCACTAGCCGATTGA
- a CDS encoding hypothetical protein (encoded by transcript TGME49_315470~Predicted trans-membrane domain (TMHMM2.0):250-273:1163-1186) — MRRRIRRRAEKSEGDRFRLKAGILAGLLVLKPVWGRSAQWKEDKCRHEQRPQCRKFPMQTLRRCDRARPTSDQSGYRDGRWRRASRWKVREARSPFAATSSLSSPRGSPQSDLFSSPPLFPTSTAAVSSSSPPLSQPTVFAFPHPDRLYSPSFSCSHLSSQSVSHSPLASAALSPFSRCSFPTFCSSPVEECTSPPCCSPPSPWTPFSCFFPAASALVHARRWNLGKEENRLSHPASKQRRFIRLRSSLRCLHWPILFLSVLLVCTCLSPSLMTSNLPYQKHAPSFFVVIFSHAVSHSHGGISLAYVSADMGDKGVLKTLPQDWEPAESSELRLSPSRRPSPFRHSVTSRSSSSQKSGRSDTSRQRAALPVPSVPFLFSQYGMASRVVSPLRLETQATKPSASSPDSQEKNLGGKSPSEHDFVAAVSPHTEIRPADSRSASSSGGALLSMKDRHRQERQQGRGGSSPPRTAPSPKGAAPASEGSFPSFTERRSSLGEVEKRELLKLSADDSAFEKKTLKLRKGIVRPWPVADPSFSGSLSTRVFSPSRKHGPLLHGSSELAEENSTAEEDRSTWIPIASSQGDGESEDGPEPQPEGVEEMPGSSGGSRREGEVTGRGERWSGRPEGANNTGELMHRQKAEKGRLRRRNILRDTMAENEVMAGANMLGEIDGGVEEALWTGAYPGSFLGIRSSDDDGDDGDDDGDEEEEEEEESKHKHHPKHHKHKHDSEEEETEEDEEKEHRTHKASESGHSHRDQRYAHTGASVAHILQGNEDDGMREIEEEKREYDEERMEENRERDEERREDRRERDAERREDKEETDEEISEEQEERGARKGRRSETHASHSASSFSTEEDLSTVLTMMSPAFVPGTGSHANTGHHEESLAEKKHKSNGAGNAAGSATQIPAQAGQAAAAGTPGVAAAAPGTPMMLQKVPGAPNLVAGGIAAAIPAAAFPQATMVAGSNGLPQGVPVAAPAVPTAPSAAAGAPAAAASGAPPGTPSAAAASGAPPGTPPAAAAPGAPPGTPPATAATSGAPPGTPPGTPAEALGAVPGAPIATPGAAPTTATPPAAAGTPGVVAGGPGLVPAVVAPAAGVAPLVAAAPGTVAGVPPTAVVVPTTAEQAAVAAEVAREQLVAATLAAEGLAPGAGVPPPPPHGRGWKAWSLGLLAFAIVVAFSCCGGCGYVFNNKLTRSLRRMRRKYKDALARRRLSEMEKQRAKKHGEKVSEDSGEEKGGEGKNHRHKDSKSSDEKGDGKRQAKAALKLRGNPPAASDKNAEKR; from the exons ATGAGACGTAGAATTAGGCGAAGagccgagaagagcgaaggcgacagatTCCGCCTGAAGGCGGGAATTCTCGCTGGACTTCTCGTGCTGAAACCTGTCTGGGGAAGAAGTGCTCAATGGAAGGAAGACAAATGCCGTCACGAGCAAAGACCCCAATGTCGCAAGTTTCCGATGCAGACACTTAGGCGGTGCGACAGAGCGAGACCGACGTCCGACCAAAGCGGGTATCGTGATGGCCGGTGGAGGAGAGCCTCTCGATGGAAGGTCAGGGAAGCGCGTTCGCCTTTTGCAGCGACTTCgtccttgtcttctccacGTGGCTCTCCTCAGTCTGATCTGTTCTCTTCACCGCCGTTGTTTCCAACGTCGACAGCTGCAGTGTcatcttcctcgcctcctctgtcACAGCCTACTGTCTTTGCCTTTCCCCATCCTGATCGTCTGTATTCACCAAGTTTTTCTTGCTCGCATTTGTCTTCTCAGTCTGTCTCACAttcgcctctcgcttctgcagctctgtcgcccttttctcgctgttcaTTTCCCACATTTTGTTCGTCTCCTGTGGAGGAGTGCACTTCCCCACCTTGTTGTTCCCCTCCTTCACCCTGGACACCGTTTTCGTGTTTCTTCCCCGCGGCGTCAGCCCTCGTGCATGCACGTCGTTGGAATcttggaaaagaagagaacagactTTCACATCCCGCCTCGAAACAACGACGATTTATTCGTCTGCGTTCTAGTCTTCGCTGTCTACACTGGCCtattctttttctttccgtcctcctcgtctgcacTTGCCTGTCCCCTTCCCTGATGACCAGTAACCTTCCCTATCAAAAGCATGCGCCCTCTTTCTTTGTTGTCATCTTTTCCCACGCAGTCTCCCACAGTCATGGCGGAATCAGCCTTGCCTATGTCTCGGCTGATATGGGTGACAAGGGTGTCTTAAAAACTCTACCTCAAGACTGGGAACCTGCCGAATCCAGCGAGCTGAGGCTTTCACCTTCTCGCCGACCTTCCCCTTTTCGTCACAGTGTCACATCACGTTCTTCTTCTAGCCAAAAGTCTGGCAGGAGCGACACCTCTCGACAGAGAGCCGCTCTGCCTGTCCCCTCGGTTcccttcttgttttctcagTATGGAATGGCCTCACGGGTCGTTTCTCCACTCCGTTTGGAAACGCAGGCAACAAAACCCTCTGCCTCATCTCCAGACTCCCAGGAAAAGAATTTGGGGGGGAAAAGTCCTTCAGAGCACGACTTCGTAGCCGCAGTTTCTCCCCATACTGAGATTCGACCGGCTGACAGTCGCAGTGCTTCCTCGTCGGGAGGAGCTCTACTTTCCATGAAAGACCGTCACCGGCAAGAACGGCAGCAAGGTAGGGGCGGATCGAGCCCCCCAAGGACCGCGCCATCCCCCAAGGGAGCAGCGCCAGCCTCAGAGggttcttttccttctttcacagaaagaagaagcagcttgGGAGAAGTAGAGAAACGTGAGCTTCTGAAGCTTTCTGCTGACGATTCAGCGTTTGAGAAGAAGACATTAAAGCTTCGCAAAGGCATTGTGAGACCGTGGCCAGTTGCGGATCCTAGCTTTTCCGGTTCTCTCTCAactcgcgttttttcgccttcgcgtAAACACGGCCCTTTGCTCCACGGCAGCAGTGAACTCGCGGAGGAAAACTCTaccgcggaagaagacagaagcacGTGGATACCAATCGCTTCTTCGcagggagacggcgagagtgAAGATGGACCTGAGCCGCAACCAGAGGGTGTAGAAGAGATGCCTGGGTCGTCGGGAGGAAGCCGCCGTGAAGGCGAAGTGACAGGCAGAGGTGAACGGTGGAGTGGTAGACCTGAAGGGGCGAACAACACAGGAGAGTTGATGCACCgccagaaagcagagaaaggtcgcctgagaaggcgaaacaTATTAAGAGACACCATGGCGGAAAACGAGGTGATGGCGGGGGCAAACATGCTGGGGGAAATCGATGGCGGAGTGGAAGAAGCCCTGTGGACGGGGGCTTACCCTGGATCTTTTTTGGGAATCAGGAGCTCGgacgacgacggagacgacggcgacgaTGACggtgatgaagaagaggaggaagaagaagagtcgaagCACAAGCACCACCCCAAACACCACAAGCACAAACAcgacagcgaggaggaagaaacagaggaagacgaggaaaaagaacacAGGACACACAAGGCGTCGGAGAGCGGTCACAGTCACAGGGATCAAAGGTACGCGCACACGGGAGCCTCGGTAGCTCATATCTTGCAGGGGAATGAGGATGATGGGATGCGAGAAatagaggaagagaaacgagaataCGATGAGGAGAGAATGGAGGAGAATCgcgagagagatgaagagaggagagaagacagacgagaaagagacgcagagagacgggaagacaaagaagaaacagatgagGAGATCAGCGAggaacaagaggagagaggagcaagaaAGGGCAGACGCtcagagacgcatgcatcgcaCTCAGCCTCGTCATTCAGCACAGAAGAGGACCTTTCGACAGTCCTGACCATGATGTCCCCAGCCTTCGTTCCGGGCACGGGTTCGCACGCTAACACTGGCCACCA CGAAGAATCCcttgcggagaagaagcacaagAGTAATGGAGCCGGAAACGCAGCCGGATCTGCAACTCAAATCCCAGCACAGGCAGGGCAAGCCGCAGCCGCTGGCACTCCTGGTGTGGCCGCCGCAGCCCCTGGCACCCCAATGATGCTTCAGAAAGTCCCTGGCGCTCCGAACCTTGTAGCAGGGGGCATTGCCGCGGCAATTCCTGCTGCAGCCTTTCCCCAAGCAACAATGGTGGCGGGGTCTAACGGCCTCCCTCAGGGAGTCCCAGTAGCTGCGCCAGCTGTACCTACTGCTCCTTCTGCCGCTGCAGGGGCaccagcagcagcggcttcAGGCGCTCCGCCAGGTACCCCGTcagcagcagcggcttcAGGCGCTCCGCCAG GTACCCCgccagcagcagcggctcCGGGCGCTCCGCCAGGTACTCCGCCTGCAACAGCAGCGACTTCAGGCGCTCCGCCAG GTACGCCGCCAGGTACTCCAGCAGAGGCTTTAGGTGCGGTGCCAGGTGCTCCGATAGCGACTCCAGGGGCGGCCCCGACAACAGCTACACCACCTGCTGCAGCAGGGACCCCTGGGGTTGTGGCAGGAGGGCCTGGACTTGTCCCGGCGGTGGTGGCACCTGCAGCAGGTGTGGCGCCACTTGTCGCTGCAGCGCCTGGAACGGTTGCTGGTGTACCACCCACCGCGGTGGTGGTGCCGACGACAGCGGAGCAAGCCGCTGTTGCTGCAGAGGTTGCCCGGGAGCAGCTGGTGGCGGCAACGTTGGCGGCAGAAGGCCTCGCGCCAGGGGCCGGGgtgccgcctccgccgccgcaCGGGAGGGGGTGGAAGGCCTGGAGTCTTGGCTTGCTGGCGTTTGCGATTGTCGTGGCATTTTCTTGCTGCGGAGGTTGTGGGTATGTTTTCAACAACAAGCTCACTCGCAGTTTGCGCAGAATGAGGCGAAAGTACAAAGACGCGCTGGCGAGGCGAAGGCTGTcggagatggagaagcagcgcgcaAAGAAGCATGGGGAGAAGGTCAGCGAAGActcgggagaagaaaaaggaggcgagGGGAAGAACCATCGGCACAAAGACTCCAAGTCGtcagacgagaaaggcgatGGCAAGCGCCAGGCAAAGGCAGCGCTGAAGTTGAGGGGGAACCCTCCCGCTGCGAGTGACAAAAATGCGGAGAAGAGATAA
- a CDS encoding acyl-CoA dehydrogenase, middle domain-containing protein (encoded by transcript TGME49_315480) has protein sequence MDIIPRPTFSPQSEGNEEMLGPPAASAPLPGEGTHLHQSLAAGVPVSSWNFFHLLIAGDSHSTRRSVQTIALENLELFIPRFDVPLSTQRELALRRLRTLCQAGLFSVFDFDRAPRRLLTMHECCGMLDASLATKFTVQFNLFGGTLLRLGSKENHVQREILNKIDTLEEIGCFALTELGYGNNAVCLETTATYEPARDEFVISSPTTLSQKYWITNGALHASWAIVFAQMIIRGASQGVHAFLVRIRQPSSNLGSSSELRVCPGVTIEDMGHRIGCNGVDNAKITFHNVRIPRSHLLDGITKVEADGRVFSIVDGPESLSVDLETLLKKREEKTSDRSGNGGGKSAVSNVAEEKGVNSQRPSQKRRTTLANSAQWTRAEVNRGGQSWTGDALSSSQNEGQPNAVQVVSPVEKPEAEPPSASIARNRFLLQTEQLLSGRLCIACMMIGGIKVVLNNTLRYSSTRLSTGPSGLSDTPILSFAVQKQTLMPLLAQALILMAWTNEVKALYERFTRVLSRTASVRQAFLRERIALCAAVRKQRQFENAEKSTANRGERSREETTSPLTEEARGGKDGNPTLFNVHTQRNKKTGKLEDPVLIGSLPVRSLLEAHAAAHCEVLLHCCALKPTVAWCAERLATEGRERCGGGGFLSANLFGEFIGSAHAGLTAEGDNRVLYAKVSKEVFALSCQHNSPVWLKALAEFPETSIRDEFAAFSRTLSTSGNDAPSRSQSPSFPPLFSVNLDPHLPVPPPPQEPSFPPPLECGPGAASSSEISSYPPPMYGPEGELLKLIHILLRLRMSRKIQRLRQLLQKKQAEQRVSNRDPRGPLHSQKRESEKSLHDHHQRLGGMTQVVHEQGKNMENTIRMQKKQMVYDLWMADVDTHDFIYSSAPASIAKCFADLAGFEAYLRLLGYMMQHKHELCAQALEAPLRLFGLSCLEADLGFMMAEKLIKPEEVHALHQAKNDSVDRVAAISMQLISCFGIPEKLLFAPIARDWQAFNDPSRPTNGELTRYHDSG, from the exons ATGGACATTATTCCGCGACCTACTTTTTCGCCTCAGTCGGAGGGGAATGAAGAGATGCTTGGGCCACCCGCCGCTAGTGCTCCACTGCCAGGTGAAGGGACTCACCTGCATCAAAGTCTTGCTGCAGGGGTTCCTGTCTCATCGTGGAATTTCTTTCACCTTCTGATAGCTGGCGACAGCCATTCCACTCGTCGAAGCGTCCAGACAATCGCTTTGGAAAATCTCGAGCTGTTCATTCCTCGATTCGATGTGCCCCTTTCGACACAACGGGAGCTGGCTCTCAGACGGCTGAGAACGCTGTGTCAAGCTGGACTCTTTTCTGTG TTTGACTTCGATAGAGCGCCTCGCCGTTTGTTGACCATGCACGAATGCTGTGGGATGTTGGATGCATCCTTGGCAACAAAATTCACTGTTCAGTTCAACCTCTTCGGCGGCACCCTTCTGAGACTCGGATCCAAAGAAAACCACGTTCAGCGTGAAATCCTGAACAAAATCGACACTCTGGAAGAG ATCGGATGTTTCGCTCTGACAGAATTAGGTTATGGCAACAACGCTGTGTGCCTCGAGACAACGGCTACATACGAACCGGCACGCGATGAATTTGTCATCAGCTCCCCTACAACTCTATCGCAGAAATACTG GATCACAAATGGCGCCTTGCATGCTTCTTGGGCAATCGTCTTTGCTCAAATGATTATTCGAGGAGCCAGTCAAGGTGTCCACGCCTTTCTTGTTCGAATCCGACAGCCGTCGAGCAATTTAG GGAGCTCAAGCGAACTTCGAGTCTGTCCCGGAGTGACAATCGAAGATATGGGTCACAGAATAGGATGCAACGGAGTAGACAACGCGAAAATCAC CTTTCATAACGTCAGAATCCCACGCTCTCATTTGCTTGACGGCATTACGAAGGTGGAGGCGGACGGGCGTGTCTTTTCCATCGTTGACGGGCCCGAGTCTCTGTCCGTGGACTTGGAAACACTTCTCaaaaaaagggaggagaaaacatCGGATCGTTCTGGGAACGGTGGAGGCAAGTCTGCTGTTTCGAACGTGgctgaggagaaaggagTGAACAGCCAAAGGCCGTCTCAGAAACGTCGAACGACGTTAGCTAACTCTGCACAATGGACGAGAGCGGAGGTGAACAGAGGTGGGCAGTCGTGGACAGGGGATGCACTGTCGAGTTCCCAAAACGAAGGACAGCCGAACGCAGTTCAGGTCGTTTCGCCTGTGGAGAAACCCGAGGCAGAACCGCCTTCTGCGTCGATAGCGCGCAATCGCTTTCTCCTACAGACTGAGCAACTGCTGTCAGGACGCCTGTGCATCGCATGCATGATGATTGGAGGGATCAAGGTGGTCCTGAACAACACTCTCCGCTACTCTTCCACGCGACTGTCTACAGGGCCATCGGGTCTCTCGGATACTCCCATTCTGTCTTTCGCGGTACAAAAGCAGACGTTGATGCCCCTCCTCGCTCAGGCCTTGATCCTCATGGCATGGACCAATGAAGTCAAAGCTCTATACGAACGCTTTACCCGCGTTCTCTCGCGAACCGCGTCTGTGCGCCAAGCGTttctgagagagagaattgCTCTTTGTGCGGCTGTGAGGAAGCAACGGCAATTCgaaaatgcagagaagagcacaGCAAACCGTGGCGAACGAAGTCGAGAGGAAACCACCTCGCCTTTgacagaggaagcgcgaggcgGCAAGGACGGGAATCCCACATTGTTCAATGTACACACACAGCGAAATAAAAAGACGGGGAAGTTGGAGGATCCGGTCCTTATCGGATCTTTGCCTGTACGAAGCCTACTAGAAGCGCACGCAGCTGCACATTGCGAAGTTCTCCTCCATTGCTGTGCTCTGAAGCCTACCGTGGCCTGGTGCGCAGAAAGACTTgcgacagagggaagagaaagatgcGGGGGCGGCGGATTCTTGAGTGCCAACCTTTTCGGTGAATTTATCGGGTCCGCGCACGCGGGGCTGActgcagaaggcgacaacCGCGT GCTGTACGCGAAAGTCAGCAAGGAGGTTTTTGCGCTATCCTGTCAACACAACTCCCCTGTTTGGTTGAAAGCGCTGGCAGAGTTTCCAGAGACTTCCATCCGGGACGAGTTCGCTGCATTCAGCAGGACACTTTCTACATCGGGAAATGACGCCCCTTCCCGTTcacagtctccttccttccctcctttgttttctgtcaATCTCGACCCCCATTTACCCGTCCCTCCTCCGCCGCAAGAACCGTCATTTCCTCCTCCGCTTGAGTGTGGACCTGGAGCGGCGAGTTCCTCTGAAATCAGCAGTTACCCACCTCCTATGTACGGGCCGGAAGGAGAACTTTTGAAGCTGATACAcattcttctccgtctccgaaTGAGTCGGAAGATCCAAAGGCTACGGCAGTTGCTTCAGAAAAAGCAAGCAGAACAGCGCGTGTCGAACCGAGATCCGCGGGGCCCTTTACACAGCcaaaaacgagaaagcgaaaagtCTTTGCACGATCACCACCAGAGGCTGGGCGGGATGACGCAGGTGGTCCACGAACAGGGAAAGAACATGGAGAACACCAtccgcatgcagaagaaacaaatgGTCTACGATTTGTGGATGGCTGACGTGGACACACACGATTTCATTTACTCCTCAGCGCCCGCCTCCATTGCCAAATGTTTTGCAGATCTGGCAGGATTCGAg GCCTACTTAAGACTGTTAGGGTACATGATGCAACACAAGCACGAATTGTGTGCCCAAGCCTTGGAAGCGCCCCTTCGTCTTTTTGGTCTATCTTGCCTTGAGGCAGACCTCGGTTTTATG ATGGCTGAGAAGCTGATCAAGCCCGAAGAAGTTCACGCTCTTCACCAAGCAAAAAACGATTCTGTTGACCGTGTGGCGGCAATATCCATGCAACTGATCAGTTGCTTTGGCATTCCCGAAAAG CTCTTGTTCGCTCCTATTGCAAGAGACTGGCAAGCGTTCAACGATCCAAGCCGACCTACGAATGGGGAACTGACGCGATACCATGACAGCGGTTGA
- the ROP10 gene encoding rhoptry protein ROP10 (encoded by transcript TGME49_315490), with protein sequence MGRPRWPLPSMFFLSLLCVSEKRFSVSGLHLRFRESPQWDSLLPLQDRRAVQPSSRWDSSLTLEAHAPQRIDTSDAGDDDLFLDATQQVYRGDPVLETSSLPPAALPVRPVSSKTEDGFSGSREEESDGGVPTGSDQGEVWRSSSLVDVSSPGDRGGEEQESSAQAKGEADTKDEAEKSEDQSQSSTADPNTPTAQGTDASESGEDSGSDTMGDSEVTDIPVDPLNSGPETASSGETGQRIGAESGAQPSAEASQDSAAASETIPAADATSPTDLPGTLAGATVADDSRQEATTDGLEKSPGEPKEVDVFNPPLATKSDVAPLSVSTIRAQAAPDTEANIGAEVATGNEGAPEVEEATEDVAGTGADMSTGTDAATEDVAGTGADMSIGTDAATEDVAGTGADMIPGAEPGTENEASTGAEGATEADEQVPLKTEAQGSAGSSPTQGHASHSVEETGRFSVIPFEFGSSPRLRRWTTQFLIRGKDLFNLMQKSNIAKQAEKGAKNLRSSMEILHNTTSFFNAFRAQQRSKEAQSKNVQLSVTSVPTDQPEEQNATTQEGSTASPEEAAREAAEAIGTPVSTEDAPN encoded by the coding sequence ATGGGACGACCCAGGTGGCCTCTTCCTTCCATGTTCTTTTTAAGCTTGCTGTGTGTATCTGAAAAGCGCTTCTCTGTTAGCGGACTCCATCTTCGATTTCGCGAATCGCCGCAATGGGACAGCCTGTTGCCTCTGCAGGACCGCCGCGCCGTCCAGCCGTCATCACGCTGGGACTCCTCCCTCACCCTtgaagcgcatgcaccacAAAGGATCGATACCAGTGACGCCGGGGACGATGACTTATTTTTGGACGCAACTCAACAGGTGTACAGAGGTGACCCTGTACTGGAGACATCTTCGCTACCGCCCGCGGCGCTGCCTGTACGACCTGTGAGTTCAAAAACTGAGGACGGCTTCAGCGGCTCTAGGGAAGAAGAATCTGACGGAGGTGTTCCGACTGGGTCAGACCAAGGAGAAGTTTGGCGATCAAGCTCACTGGTAGATGTGTCGTCCCCTGGAGACCGTGGTGGTGAGGAACAAGAATCGTCAGCCCAGGCTAAAGGGGAGGCGGACacgaaagacgaagcagagaaatcAGAGGATCAAAGTCAGTCTTCGACGGCCGACCCTAACACTCCTACCGCACAGGGGACGGACGCCTCAGAGTCGGGTGAAGATTCTGGCTCTGACACCATGGGTGATTCGGAAGTAACAGACATACCTGTAGATCCACTTAACAGTGGTCCAGAGACTGCCTCTAGTGGTGAAACTGGACAGCGAATTGGGGCTGAATCAGGAGCCCAACCATCAGCGGAGGCTTCACAGGATAGCGCAGCTGCATCTGAGACTATTCCAGCTGCCGATGCCACGTCGCCAACTGATCTCCCGGGCACCCTTGCTGGCGCCACTGTGGCGGACGACTCACGGCAAGAGGCGACGACAGATGGCCTCGAGAAGAGCCCAGGCGAGCCTAAAGAGGTAGATGTGTTTAACCCCCCTCTTGCAACAAAAAGCGATGTTGCCCCTCTGAGTGTATCGACCATCAGAGCACAGGCTGCCCCGGACACTGAAGCGAATATAGGAGCTGAGGTGGCCACTGGAAATGAGGGAGCCCCTGAAGTTGAGGAGGCCACTGAAGATGTAGCAGGCACAGGAGCTGATATGAGCACTGGAACTGACGCGGCCACTGAAGATGTAGCAGGCACAGGAGCTGATATGAGCATTGGAACTGACGCGGCCACTGAAGATGTAGCAGGCACAGGAGCTGATATGATCCCAGGAGCTGAGCCAGGCACTGAAAATGAGGCATCCACTGGAGCTGAGGGGGCCACCGAAGCGGATGAGCAGGTGCCGCTAAAAACAGAGGCCCAGGGTAGTGCCGGAAGTTCTCCAACTCAGGGACACGCGTCACATTCAGTGGAAGAAACAGGTCGATTCTCAGTGATTCCGTTTGAATTTGGCAGCAGTCCACGGCTTCGCCGGTGGACTACCCAGTTCCTAATAAGGGGGAAAGATTTATTTAATCTGATGCAGAAGTCCAACATTGCGaaacaagcagagaaaggagccAAGAATCTTCGCAGCTCCATGGAAATCCTGCATAACACCACTTCTTTCTTCAACGCCTTCCGCGCTCAACAGCGTAGCAAGGAGGCACAGAGCAAGAACGTCCAACTGTCTGTCACAAGTGTACCAACCGACCAACCAGAAGAGCAAAACGCAACCACCCAGGAGGGTTCCACCGCTTCACCAGAGGAAGCGGCACGAGAGGCAGCCGAAGCGATAGGCACGCCTGTTTCTACGGAAGATGCGCCCAACTGA
- a CDS encoding hypothetical protein (encoded by transcript TGME49_315495), whose protein sequence is MAHWHLPLLYQTSLVRVNCRGSARYGGLLRMQARFSPRSVKRTATGGVWHELKKYDSQNSMRIAGALSPTPSYRVATHAAVPRRPRQDIRMRSLPLYQFPVSWLFQSEVREVGTTRRHQAKRNSQHQPLLGSNPALQHSPATITDRLSEFPSGRAPNPAWSKSAKTSTFRTKHIYPLPPRHR, encoded by the exons ATGGCTCACTGGCACCTACCCCTCTTGTACCAGACTAGCCTCGTCCGGGTCAACTGCCGCGGTTCCGCAAGATACGGCGGCCTGTTGAGAATGCAGGCGAGATTCTCCCCGAGGTCCGTGAAACGAACAGCCACAGGTGGAGTCTGGCATGAGCTAAAGAAATATGATTCTCAAAACAGCATGCGTATCGCAGGAGCACTTTCTCCGACGCCCTCGTATCGCGTCGCGACGCACGCCGCGGTGCCACGGCGGCCACGCCAAGACATCAGGATGCGCAGCCTTCCCCTTTACCAGTTTCCAGTCTCCTGGCTTTTCCAGTCCGAAGTT CGAGAAGTGGGCACTACTAGAAGGCAtcaggcgaagagaaactcgCAACACCAGCCGCTCTT AGGGTCTAATCCGGCTTTGCAGCACTCCCCTGCTACCATTACAGACAGGCTAAGTGAATTTCCCAGTGGAAGAGCTCCCAATCCCGCGTGGAGTAAGTCGGCAAAAACGTCCACGTTCCGTACGAAACACATATATCCCCTTCCCCCAAGACATCGCTGA